Proteins found in one Miscanthus floridulus cultivar M001 chromosome 4, ASM1932011v1, whole genome shotgun sequence genomic segment:
- the LOC136552626 gene encoding protein SHORT-ROOT 1, producing MDTLFKLVSLQASEQQQQSASYNSRSTTSSGSRSSSHQTNASYNYYYHSTSSGGGGQYYYGQQHQHQHQQYYLEPYQQEECGNAHHLYMDEDFSSSSSSRQHFHSHGAAVQPPTSSAATPTGPTPPLSTSSTAAGAAHALFEAADLSFPPDLNLDFSSPASSSGGGAASSAAVGGGGGGRWASQLLLECARAVAARDSQRVQQLMWMLNELASPYGDVEQKLASYFLQGLFARLTASGPRTLSTLAAASDRNTSFDSTRRTALRFQELSPWSSFGHVAANGAILESFLEAAAAASEPQRFHILDLSNTFCTQWPTLLEALATRSANDTPHLSITTVVSAAPSAPTAAVQRVMREIGQRMEKFARLMGVPFSFRTVHHAGDLAELDLDALDLRDGGATTALAVNCVNSLRGVVPGGARRRDAFAASLRRLDPRVVTVVEEEADLVAFDPDESEESGDTEAAFLKVFGEGLRFFSAYMDSLEESFPKTSNERVALERGAGRAIVDLVSCPASESMERRETAVSWARRMRSAGFSPVAFSEDVADDVRSLLRRYREGWSMRDAGLDDSAAGAGVFLAWKEQPLVWASAWRP from the coding sequence ATGGATACGCTGTTTAAGTTGGTTAGCCTTCAAGCctccgagcagcagcagcagtcggCGTCCTACAACTCGAGGAGCACCACGTCGAGCGGCTCCAGGTCGTCGTCGCACCAGACCAACGCatcctacaactactactaccacagcaccagcagcggcggcggcgggcagtaCTACTACGgccagcagcaccagcaccagcaccagcagtacTACCTGGAGCCGTACCAGCAAGAAGAATGCGGCAATGCCCACCACCTTTACATGGATGAAGActtctcctcctcgtcctcgtcgagGCAGCACTTCCACTCGCACGGCGCGGCGGTGCAGCCGCCGACGTCGTCCGCGGCCACGCCCACGGGGCCGACGCCCCCACTGTCCACGTCGTCCACGGCCGCGGGGGCGGCGCACGCGCTGTTCGAGGCGGCCGACCTGTCGTTCCCGCCTGACCTCAACCTCGATTTCTCGTCCCCGGCGTCGTCGTCCGGCGGGGGCGCGGCCTCGTCGGCGGCGGTCGGGGGAGGTGGCGGGGGAAGATGGGCGAGCCAGCTGCTGCTGGAGTGCGCGCGCGCGGTGGCGGCCCGCGACAGCCAGCGCGTGCAGCAGCTGATGTGGATGCTCAACGAGCTGGCCTCGCCGTACGGGGACGTCGAGCAGAAGCTGGCGTCCTACTTCCTCCAGGGGCTCTTCGCGCGCCTCACGGCGTCCGGCCCGCGGACGCTGAGCACGCTCGCGGCGGCGTCCGACCGGAACACGTCCTTCGACTCCACGCGGCGCACGGCGCTGCGGTTCCAGGAGCTCAGCCCGTGGTCGTCGTTCGGGCACGTGGCCGCCAACGGCGCCATCCTGGAGTCGTTCCtggaggccgcggcggcggcgtcggagcCGCAGAGGTTCCACATCCTCGACCTGAGCAACACGTTCTGCACGCAGTGGCCCACGCTGCTCGAGGCGCTCGCTACGCGATCCGCCAACGACACGCCGCACCTGTCGATCACCACGGTGGTCTCCGCTGCGCCATCCGCGCCGACGGCCGCCGTGCAGCGCGTGATGCGGGAGATCGGGCAGCGGATGGAGAAGTTCGCGCGGCTGATGGGCGTGCCCTTCAGCTTCCGCACCGTGCACCACGCTGGGGACCTCGCGGAGCTCGACCTCGACGCGCTCGACCTGCGCGACGGCGGCGCCACCACCGCGCTCGCCGTCAACTGCGTCAACTCGCTGCGCGGTGTGGTGCCGGGCGGTGCCCGAAGACGGGACGCGTTCGCCGCGTCCCTCCGGCGTCTCGATCCGCGGGTTGTTACTGTCGTCGAGGAGGAGGCTGATCTCGTGGCATTTGACCCTGACGAGTCCGAGGAAAGCGGCGACACGGAGGCAGCGTTCTTGAAGGTGTTCGGCGAGGGCTTGCGGTTCTTCTCGGCATACATGGACTCGCTGGAAGAGAGCTTCCCCAAGACTAGCAACGAGAGGGTGGCACTGGAGAGGGGAGCCGGACGTGCCATTGTGGACCTGGTCTCGTGCCCGGCGTCGGAGTCCATGGAGCGGCGGGAGACGGCGGTTTCATGGGCGCGCCGCATGCGATCTGCAGGCTTCTCTCCGGTGGCGTTCAGCGAGGACGTTGCCGACGACGTGCGGTCGTTGCTCCGTCGGTATCGGGAAGGATGGTCGATGCGGGACGCCGGTTTAGACGACTCGGCAGCCGGAGCAGGCGTCTTCCTGGCGTGGAAGGAACAGCCTCTCGTGTGGGCAAGCGCGTGGAGGCCATGA